Proteins from one Gimesia maris genomic window:
- a CDS encoding TIGR00300 family protein has product MDNRSTHSPQEQPGESARFSEEIELQGHIIDSLLLPKILDEITVLGGDFAIDDISIGQLRTDSSRAQIKVSAPDDATLQKILTQIAQHGAVPIEQHDCILEPADMNGAFPEGFYCSTNQKTEIRIAEEWIPVELQEMDCGVVVSPDRKSAHCLPMADVKQGELVVIGNRGTRVLPTERSTPEVSGFSFMNSTVSSEKPKGVTVREIASEMRRARKGNGKILVVAGPAVVHTGSRDHFSQLIREGYVNLLFAGNALATHDIEESFYGTSLGISMEHGGSSEEGHEHHLRSINRIRRLGSIQNAVDQKVLNSGIMYECIKNQVPFLLAGSIRDDGPLPDVITDTIEAQHQMRELVQDVSFCLMIATTLHSIAVGNLLPASVKVVCVDINPATVTKLADRGTFQTVGLVTDVEPFLRVLLHEINKTE; this is encoded by the coding sequence ATGGACAATCGATCTACCCATTCTCCTCAAGAACAACCCGGGGAATCCGCCCGATTCAGTGAAGAGATTGAACTACAGGGTCACATTATCGACAGCCTGCTGCTGCCAAAGATTCTGGATGAGATTACCGTACTGGGCGGAGACTTTGCCATTGATGATATTTCCATCGGTCAACTGCGGACAGACAGCAGTCGGGCGCAGATTAAAGTCTCGGCACCGGATGATGCCACTCTGCAGAAAATCCTGACACAAATCGCCCAGCACGGCGCCGTTCCCATCGAGCAGCATGACTGTATTCTGGAACCAGCTGACATGAATGGTGCCTTTCCGGAAGGGTTTTACTGCAGTACCAATCAGAAGACGGAAATCCGTATCGCGGAAGAGTGGATTCCCGTTGAGTTACAGGAAATGGATTGCGGCGTCGTCGTCAGTCCGGACAGAAAGTCGGCCCACTGCCTGCCGATGGCGGATGTCAAACAGGGAGAACTCGTGGTGATTGGAAATCGAGGTACACGGGTTCTGCCCACAGAGAGAAGTACACCGGAGGTTTCCGGATTCTCATTCATGAACAGCACAGTCTCCAGCGAAAAACCCAAAGGGGTAACCGTGAGAGAAATTGCCTCTGAAATGCGGAGGGCACGAAAGGGAAATGGTAAAATTCTGGTAGTCGCCGGCCCCGCTGTCGTGCATACCGGAAGCAGAGATCACTTCAGCCAGCTGATTCGGGAAGGCTATGTGAATCTGCTGTTCGCCGGTAACGCGCTCGCCACTCACGATATAGAGGAATCCTTTTATGGCACAAGCCTGGGCATTTCCATGGAACACGGCGGTTCCAGTGAAGAAGGACACGAGCATCACCTGCGTTCCATCAACCGCATTCGCCGCCTGGGCAGCATCCAGAATGCCGTCGATCAGAAAGTACTGAATTCCGGTATTATGTATGAGTGCATTAAGAATCAGGTTCCCTTCCTGCTGGCCGGCAGTATCCGCGATGATGGACCGCTGCCGGATGTCATCACGGATACCATTGAGGCACAGCACCAGATGCGTGAACTGGTACAGGACGTCTCGTTCTGCCTGATGATCGCTACCACACTGCATTCCATTGCGGTAGGGAATCTGCTGCCGGCCAGCGTGAAAGTCGTCTGTGTTGACATTAACCCGGCCACCGTCACCAAACTGGCCGATCGTGGCACATTTCAGACCGTCGGACTCGTCACTGATGTCGAGCCGTTCCTGCGTGTTCTGCTGCACGAAATCAATAAAACAGAATGA
- a CDS encoding cupin domain-containing protein — translation MTESTQKKYHLADFAEIPGTACPCGTARRAFADVAEFPGTLHVTEISEDAELHYHKKLTETYYFLECGSDAQMQLDDEIIPVHAGMAIVIPPGVRHRALGSMKIINIVFPKFDPADEWVD, via the coding sequence ATGACAGAATCGACCCAGAAAAAATATCATCTTGCCGATTTCGCAGAGATCCCGGGCACAGCCTGTCCCTGTGGTACTGCGCGGCGGGCTTTTGCTGACGTCGCTGAATTTCCCGGCACTTTGCACGTCACCGAAATCTCAGAAGATGCAGAACTGCATTATCACAAAAAACTGACGGAAACTTATTACTTTCTCGAATGTGGCAGTGATGCGCAGATGCAGTTGGACGATGAAATTATTCCCGTCCATGCGGGGATGGCCATTGTGATTCCCCCCGGAGTACGGCACCGTGCTCTCGGATCAATGAAAATCATCAATATCGTCTTCCCCAAATTCGATCCGGCAGACGAGTGGGTTGACTGA